One Numenius arquata chromosome 9, bNumArq3.hap1.1, whole genome shotgun sequence DNA window includes the following coding sequences:
- the ADGRF4 gene encoding adhesion G protein-coupled receptor F4, whose product MDVRVAHCLLLWALHVFPAAPRNALRVLSKESKTSDQQDGCVNLIPCKDNGAICIQPCSSSFHGETSFVCEDRKWQMFADACASLDVQSLFQRISEHELLPSSGGHVSVAGEHLPFVGEGKPVHGKPGHGGKYFGADDHGNSNCRADFSCIIPEILSSPTVPGNIADIVELLKKISLLLSENVNRGKMQSYSRIANHILNSSIISNWAFVRDRNASSILLDSVNSFAGKLLLRNGSESIQEHFISTKGYSIHKNTSGKSFDFSMEFNNTGNIAGHMVIPEEELLKLPKTSKAISIALPTLGAIIETSRLDPGFVNGMVLSVSLPEELRHILLTFEKVNKLENVKAECVGWHSMERRWDNRACTMKSDNISSVVCICKHHRRTFKSFSILMSPTMLRNAALDYITRVGLGLSIFSLVLCLIIEAVVWHHVTKTEITYMRHFCLVNIAASLLVADVLFILAAIVHQRTLNYQLCVAATFFLHFFYLALFFWMFALGLLILYGLLFVFFKIARSAFIATAFSIGYGCPLVISILTVAITEPKNGYLRSGACWLNWYETKALLAFVVPALSIIVVNVVVVLVVVVKTGRSSVGEGCKSQDLTNMIRISKNVALLTPLLGLTWGFGLATIVESRSLAFHITFALLNAFQGFFILLFGTLLDRKTREALRMSCLLSKRKCSLAKICFKVTD is encoded by the exons ATGGATGTGAGGGTAGCCCACTGCCTGCTCCTTTGGGCTCTGCACGTCTTCCCCGCCGCGCCACGCAACGCTCTCAGG gtTCTCAGTAAGGAATCAAAGACCAGTGATCAGCAAG ATGGGTGTGTAAATCTCATTCCGTGCAAAGATAACGGGGCTATTTGCATTCAGCCTTGTTCTTCCTCCTTCCACGGGGAGACGAGCTTTGTCTGCGAAGACAGAAAGTGGCAAATGTTCGCAGATGCCTGTGCAAGCCTGGATGTTCAGTCCCTCTTTCAG AGGATTTCTGAACATGAACTCCTTCCAAGCTCCGGTGGACATGTTAGTGTTGCTGGAGAACACCTTCCATTTGTAGGGGAAGGAAAGCCAGTGCATGGGAAGCCCGGACACGGAGGGAAATATTTTGGTGCTGATGACCATGGGAACAGTAACTGCCGAGCTGATTTTTCATGCATCATCCCAGAAATCCTGTCTTCTCCCACCGTTCCAGGAAACATTGCTGATATCGTGGAATTGCTAAAGAAGATTTCTCTGCTGTTATCAGAGAATGTCAATAGAGGAAAAATGCAG AGTTACAGCAGGATAGCAAACCATATTCTGAACAGCTCCATCATTTCCAACTGGGCTTTTGTAAGGGATAGAAATGCCAGTTCAATATTACTGGACTCGGTGAATTCATTTGCTGGGAAACTTCTTCTAAGGAACGGGTCAGAAAGCATACAGGAACACTTCATCTCTACGAAAGGCTACAGCATACATAAAAATACTTCAGGGAAGAGTTTTGATTTTTCTATGGAGTTCAATAACACAGGCAATATCGCTGGGCACATGGTCATTCCAGAAGAAGAGCTTTTGAAGTTACCAAAGACTTCCAAAGCCATCAGCATTGCACTTCCGACGCTTGGAGCCATTATAGAAACCAGCCGTTTGGACCCTGGTTTTGTGAACGGAATGGTGTTATCGGTGTCCCTGCCGGAAGAGCTCCGGCACATTTTGCTCACCTTCGAAAAGGTGAACAAACTGGAGAACGTCAAGGCTGAGTGTGTTGGGTGGCACTCTATGGAGAGGAGGTGGGATAACAGGGCGTGCACGATGAAGTCGGACAACATCAGCAGCGTTGTTTGCATATGCAAACATCACCGCCGGACATTCAAATCCTTCTCCATTTTGATGTCCCCCACCATGCTGCGAAACGCAGCGCTGGATTACATTACACGTGTGGGGTTAGGCCTTTCCATCTTCAGCTTAGTTCTCTGCCTCATCATCGAGGCCGTCGTCTGGCACCACGTCACAAAAACTGAAATAACCTACATGCGCCATTTTTGTTTGGTCAACATTGCTGCGTCGCTTCTCGTTGCAGATGTTTTGTTCATCTTAGCGGCTATTGTGCACCAAAGAACCCTAAACTACCAGCTGTGTGTAGCAGccacttttttccttcactttttctaTCTTGCCTTGTTTTTTTGGATGTTTGCCCTGGGCCTCTTGATTCTCTATGggttattatttgttttttttaagatagcgAGATCTGCATTCATAGCTACAGCATTCTCTATTGGATACGGATGTCCCTTGGTCATATCTATCCTCACTGTTGCTATTACTGAACCAAAAAATGGGTATTTAAGGAGCGGAGCCTGTTGGCTCAATTGGTATGAGACAAAAGCCCTTTTGGCTTTTGTTGTACCTGCTCTGAGCATCATTGTTGTGaatgtggtggtggtgctggtggttgtGGTGAAGACTGGGAGATCCTCTGTTGGAGAAGGCTGCAAGTCACAAGATCTGACCAACATGATCCGAATTAGCAAAAACGTGGCGCTTCTGACACCTCTTTTGGGTCTCACCTGGGGGTTTGGATTAGCAACAATTGTCGAGAGTCGCTCCCTGGCATTCCACATTACGTTTGCGCTACTGAACGCCTTCCAG GGATTCTTCATCCTGTTATTTGGGACACTTCTGGACAGAAAG ACGAGAGAAGCCTTAAGGATGAGCTGCCTTTTGTCAAAGCGGAAGTGTAGTCTAGCAAAg aTCTGCTTTAAGGTTACTGACTAA